The Bradyrhizobium guangxiense genomic sequence ACGACGTCCATGGGCAGGCTCGGCGGCGGCCCCTTCCAGCCCTCGGGCAAGAGGTCGATGAAGGTGCGCTCGCCGGCGTTCATGGTGTTGACGGTGACGCGCCGCGCCAGCGACAGGCGAATCGCGCTGCCGTCAGGATCGCGGCGCGCGGAATTGATGTAATCGGGGGCGCCCTCCGGCACGCGGTCGACGGGAACGTCGACGGGCCGGTCGAAGCGGACGATGAGGATGGAGCCCGCGGTCGTCACCTCGGAAGGAACGTCCTCGCCGAGCTTGATGACGAGACGGGCAAAGCCGCCGCCGGCGGAAAAACTCGCCTCGCCTCTGACGGGATCAGCCGCCCGGGCGGGCGCACCAAGGCCGATCAGCAGGCACACCGCCAACACGCCCGCATGTCGGACATGACGCGACAGCCCCCACGCCGAAGCGCGGGCTCGCGACACAAATCCAGCGGCAGCCTCTCGCGCCATTGGCGGATTTCTTCCGTTTCGACGATTGGCGCCGGTCCTGGTACCGGCCCCTGCCCTCGACTTTAAGGTTTTGCCAATTAAGGACTTCTTAAGTATGAGCCCTCAATTCGGCTTTTGCGTCGGCTTGCCGTCGATCTTGGGCAGGTCGCCGGCCGAGGCCGACTGATCGCCGCCGCCATTGGCGCGGCGGGCCATCTCGACCGTCAGCCGCTCGGCGGCCTCCGGTGACATCAGTCCCATGATGTCCGACATCTTTCGCGGCGCGATGGCCGAGGCGATCTCGATCAGCACGGGCATCTCGAGCCGGTCGAACACCCGTGCGGCGTCCTTGGGCTTCATGCCCTCGTACATGGTCACGAGGCCCTTCATGCGCTGGGCCTCGGCGGCCTTCTGCTCGGCCTGTGTCGCGGAGATGCGGTTCTCGACCGCCTTCATCTCCTCGACCTTGCCTTCGATGCGCTTCTCGGCCGATTTGAGCAGGCTCTCGCGGATGTCGATCTCGCGCTGGCGCGCCTCGATCTCCTGGCGCCGGGCCTGCAAGCGCTCGAGGATAGCGCGCTCGGAGGCCGAGACCTGCGACTGGGCTTCGTCGACCTTGACCACGGTGCCTTCCGGCTTGGTCTCGGGCGCGGCGGGCTTGGGCGCCTCCTTCGGCGCGCCATGGGTCGAGCCGGTGGTGATCTCCGACTCGTCGCGACCGATCGGGAAATTCAGGTTCTCCTGCGCCCAGGATTTCTTGGCCTGGTTCGGCTTGTAGTCGAAGACATAGCCGCCATTGATCACGAGGCCCGCCACCTTCAACGTAGCGAGGCCTGCGACGGCAACCAGAACGACCGGGATGACGCGGATGTTACGAAAGGACTTCATACCCTGACTTCATGCGGCAAGACCGTTGGAACGTCGGCGCTCGGAGAAGGCTTCGGCCGCAGCCGCCACCGCCTTCGCGGTCGAGGGCTTGGCCGCCGGCGCGGCGACCGCTTCCGGATTGGTGACGGGGCGCGCGGCGATTGCGATCTTGGACAGGCGCCGCACCACGTTGTCGGCTTCGCCGAGCTGCTTGTGGAGCTGGTCCGACATCTGCGTAGCCGCGGCGAGCTGGCTGCCGAGGTTCTCGTTGACGTCACGCACGGCCAGCTTCAGCCCGCCGATCGCGCGCTCGGCGATCTCGGTCGCGGTGATCAGCTCGCCGATCACCGCCTTCAGCGAATGCTCGTCCGCCTTCAGCCGCGTCAGGCGCTTGTTGAGCATGACGCAGTAGACGATCGTCAGCATCAACAGGACAGCCACCAGCGTCTCGATCGCCATTCCCAGGGAGTGGTTCATGGGGCCTCCATCATCTTGTTCTGCTCGTCCACCTTCTCGAACATCGCAAGTGTCGTACTTGGCTTGCGCAAGGGTTTCGTCACGCGGATCGCGACGCGGTCGCCGACCCGGCCCATCCGGCCCTCGGTCAGCGTGACGTCGCCGCAGCGCACGGTGACGTTGGCGTCGGCGCGCATGTCGAGCGGCAGCGTGTCGCCGACCTTGAGGCGCATCAGCTGCTTGAGCGGGATGTCGGCCTCGTAGAGCACGGCATCGACGGCGATTTCGGCCTGCACGATCTCGGTGGCGAAATGGCCTTCCCAGACCGGATCGCGGCCGAACTTTTCGCCCATGAACATCTGGAGCAGGACGCCCCGGATCGGCTCGATGGTCGCATAAGGCAGCAGCAGTTCGATGTTGCCGCCGCGGTCTTCCATGTCGATGCGCAGGCGCACCAGGATCGCGGCATTGGCGGGACGGCTGATCGCGGCGAAACGCGGGTTGGTCTCGAGCCGGTCGATCGTGAAGGTCACCGGCGACAGCGGCCGGAACGCCTGCTCGGCGTCGGCCAGCACCACCTCGACCAGCCGCTTCACCAGCTCGGTCTCGATCGTGGTGTAGGGCCGGCCCTCGATGCGGAGCTGGCTGGTGCCGCGGCGGCCGCCGAGCAGCACGTCGATCATCGAATAGATCAGGTTGGAATCGACCGTCGCCATGCCAAAGTTTTCCCACTCCTCGGCCTTGAAGACGGTGAGGACGGCGGGCAGCGGGATCGAGTTCATGTAGTCGCCGAAACGCACCGAGGTGATGCGGTCGAGCGAGACTTCGACGTTGTCGGAGGTGAAATTGCGCAAGGACGTCGTCATCAACCGCACCAGGCGGTCGAAGACGATTTCGAGCATCGGTAGACGCTCGTAGGAAACCATCGCCGAGTCGATGATGGCGCGAATGCCGGAATGGTCATCGAGCGTGACGTCGCCGACGGTGAAGCCGAGGAGATTGTCGATCTCCTCCTGCGACAGCACCCGCTCGCCGGAGTTCTTGCCGCTTCCGAGATCGCGGCTGCCGTCCTCGACCATGGCCGCCCATTGCAGGGCCATGGTCTCCGACAGCTCGTTTTCGGCGGCAGCCTTTGCGGCCTCCGCGGGATCCTCGGAATCGAGCGACGCCTCCCATTGTGCGGCAATCGCATCCTGGTCCATTTGCTCGTTACCGGCCATGACGCTAGTCCGTCACCTTCCTAGGACCCATCACTGGACCACGACTTCCTTGAACAGCACCGCGCTGACCTGGATCGGGGCGACCGCCGCGTTGACGCGCTTGGTCAGCTCCTCCTTGAGGCGGAAGATGCCGGCGGAACCATTGAGGTCGGAGGGGCGCAGCTCGCGCACATAGGTCTGGAAGATGTCGGTGACGCGCGGCATCGTCGGCTTGATCGCCTCGATCTGCTTCTCTTCCTTCAACTCCAGCACGATCTTCAGCCGCAGATATTGCACACGCTCGCCCGGCGCGCCGGCGAGGTTGACCATCATGTCGGGAACGTCGACGAAAGCCGGCGGCTTCGGCGGCGGCGCGGCCTCGGCATGATGCTCGTCGTCGCCATGACGGAAGAAGAAGAACCAGGTCGCCGCGCCGCCGCCGAGGACGGCGAGCAGACCGACGGCCATGATGATGAGCTTCAGCTTGTTCTTCGGCGGAGCGGCTTCCGCGCCCTCGGCGGCTGCGCCACCTTCCGCTTCATTCTCTGCCATGGTTGCCGCGCCCGGGTCTCTCAAAGGGGTCGAAAGAGCGAAGCCTCAAGACAGTGACGCGATACAAATGCCCCGGCGCAATGCGCTCCTTTTCATGGCAAACGCTACGGTAATAATGGTTAACGGAATCTTTCGATTGGGCTTCCGCTAGGAAAAATCTGCCGGGCAAGCATGGCTAACAGAACCTTTCTGCCGCCCTCCCGCGCCCCTCGAAAATCGTCAAAACATTGAAATCACGATATTTTCCGGGTTGGCACGGCTTTCGCTGAGAGAGGGCCGAGACCGAACGGTTTGGGAGAACCTGAAGGTCTCGTTCACGGGGTCCGCCAAGGCGCTTGGGAGAGCGAAATGGCAAGGCCACTCAGGGGAGATCTCCGATGCAGAACGCGCTTCTGATCGGCTTGTCACGGCAGATGACGTTGGAGCGGCAGATGGATGTCATCGCCAACAACGTCGCCAATGCCAACACCAACGGTTTCAAGGCCGATCATTCGCTGTTCGAGGAGTACCTCAACTCGAACGCGCGTGAAGACAATTTCATGGGTCCGGACCGCCGTGTCTCCTATGTGCAGGACCGCGGCACCTACCGCGACATCGGCCAGGGGCCGATGGAGCCGACCAACAATCCGCTCGACATGGCGATCGACGGCAACGCCTATTTCGCCGTGCAGGCCAATGGCGGCGAGCTGTTCACCCGCGACGGCAAGTTCTCGCTCAACAGCACCGGCCAGCTCGTCACCTCGGACGGCAACCTGGTGCTCGGCACCGGCGGCCCGATCACCTTCCAGCCGACCGATCACGACATCAACATCGCGCCCGACGGCACCATCACGGTGCTCGAGGGCACCGCCAAGACCGACTCGATCCGCGGCAAGATCCGCATGGCCTCGTTCGACGATCCGACCAGGCTGACCAAGCTCGGCGCCAATCTCTATTCGGCCGGCTCCGCCACGCTGCAGGCCGAGACCAAATCCAGCGTCCGCCAGGGCTACATCGAGAAGTCGAACGTGAACTCGGTCGGCGAGATGACCCGCATGGTGGAAGTCATGCGCAGCTACACCGCGATCGCCAATCTGCTCCAGCAGCAGAGCGACCTCCACAAATCGGCGATCGAGAAGCTCGCCGACGTTCCGGCCTGATTGAGGGAGAACTGAGATGCAGGCGCTTCACACCGCAGCGACCGGAATGGCGGCACAGGAACTCAACGTTCAGGTGATCTCCAACAACATCGCCAACCTGCGCACCACCGGCTTCAAGAAGCAGACTGCGGCGTTCCAGGACCTGATCTACGAGCACGTGCGCCGCGTCGGCGCGCAGGCCTCAGACCAGGGCACCATCCTGCCCGTCGGCGTCGACATCGGCGGCGGCGTCAAGACCGTCGGCACGCCGCGCAGCATGACGCAGGGCACGCTGTCGCAGACCGGCAACGATCTCGATCTCGCGGTCTCCGGCGAAGGCTTCTTCAAGATCCTGATGCCTGACGGCACCTACCAGTACACCCGCGACGGCACCTTCCAGATGGACAATCAGGGCCGCGTCGTCACCGCGCAGGGCAACCCGGTGCAACCGACCATCACCATCCCGCAAAACGCCTCGGGCCTTTCGGTCAACGAGCAGGGCCAGGTCTCGGTGACGCTGCCGGGTTCCTCGACCTCGACCATTCTCGGCCAGATCGGCCTGACCCGCTTCATCAACAAGGCGGGCCTGCAGCCGGTCGGCAGCAATCAGTTCACCGAGACGCCTTCCTCCGGCCCGCCCCAGGACGGCACGGCCACGGCCGAAGGTTACGGCAAGATCTCGCAAGGCAGCCTCGAGCAGGCCAATGTCGACGTCGTCTCGGAGATGAGCGACCTGATCGCCGCCCAGCGCGCCTACGAGATGAACGCCAAAGTGATCAGTGCCGCCGACCAGATGATGCAATCGACCACGGCGCTGTTCCGCTGAGGCCAAGATTGAGGCAATGACGATGATCCGCGCCACCCTCGCCACGATCTCCGCCCTGCTCGCGCTGGCCCTGCCGGCCGCGGCCGCGGACGATTTCATCGCCTCCCCGACGCTGCGCGCGAGCGTCACCGTGACCGCGGACGTGGTGCGGGTCGGCGATCTCATCGACAATGCCGGATCGGCCGCGCTGATCCCGGTCTACCGCTCGCCCGATCTCGGCACCACCGGCACGCTGACGGTCGGGCAGGTCCTGTCGGTGCTCCGCGCCAAGCAGGTGATCGGCGTGATGACCGGCGACATCAAGGAGGTCCAGGTCCCCCGCCTCGCCCGCACGCTCGCGAGCAAGGATCTCGAAAACGCGGTCGCCTCGACGCTCGAGCGCCGCTTCGGCCTCGGGGACGCCGCCAACATCACCGTCACGTTCGACCGCGGCGTCGCCGAGATGCGGCTGGATGCCTCCAACACCGGTGCGCTGCAGCCTGTCGCAACGCGCTACGATGCCCGCAGCGGCCGGTTCGACATCGCTTTCGAGATTGCCAACGACAACAACCCGACCCCGACCAAGCTGCGCTTCACCGGCACCGCGATCGAGACGGTGGAAGTGGCCGTGCTGACGCGCGACATCGACCGTGCCGATCTCCTGAAATCCTCCGACCTCTCGTTGGAGCGCAGGCCGAAGGCCGAAGTCACCGGCGAGCCCGCCTCGCGCGACCGCAGCATCGGCATGCAGCTGCGCCGGCCGATGCGGGCCGGCACGCCGCTCCGTGTCGCCGACATCGTCAAGCCCGACTTCGTGGTGCGCGATCAGGCCGTCACCATCATCTATGAGGTGCCCGGCCTCTATCTCACCACCCGCGGCAAGGCGATCGAGAGCGGCGCCGAGGGTGACACCGTCAGCGTGATCAACCCGCAATCCAAGCGCACGCTGACCGGTGTCGTGACCGGCCGCGGCCAGGTGACGATCCAGGGCGGGAGCCAGTCCGCTCCGATGGTGCCTGCGGTCGACCAGACCTCCTCGCTCAAGCGCGACGAAGCGCCGGCCCCCGTCGATACCGCAGCTCTCCTTCGGAACCTCGTGCAGGCCCCCACCTCGCCGGCCCAAATCGCAGAAGCTCAGATCCCGCAAGCTCGCGTCTCGCAAGCTCAAGCCAAGTAAGAGTTCGTCATGTCCGCTTTCAGTTCGGCTTACCGTCTTCGTCGCATCGCGATCTCCGCCCTTCTGCTGGCCTCTTGCGCGCTGGGCGGCTGCTCCTCGATCGACCGCCTGTCGCAGATCGGCGAGCAGCCGAAGCTGTCGGCGATCGACAATCCGACGACGCAGCCGGGCTACAAGCCGGTGCAGATGCCGATGCCGAAGCCGGAAGTGGCCTCCTACAATCCGAACTCGCTGTGGCGCAATGGCAGCCGCGCCTTCTTCAAGGCCCAGCGCGCCCGCCAGGTCGGCGACCTCCTGACCGTGACCGTGAACATCACGGACAAGGCCAACCTCTCCAACGAGACCCAGCGCAGCCGCACCAATTCGGAAAACTCCCAGATCAACGACTTCCTCGGCGCGAAGACCATCACGCAGGCCAACAAGATCCTGCCCGGCAGCCTTCTCACCGCCGGCTCCACCGCCTCCAGCGACGGCAAAGGCTCGGTCAACCGCCAGGAAGCGTTGCAGACCAACGTCGCCGCCGTCGTCACCCAGGTGCTGCCGAACGGAAATCTCGTGGTCGAAGGCAAGCAGGAGATCCGCGTCAACTACGAGATCCGCGAGCTCGTGGTCGGCGGCATCGTCCGCCCCGAGGACATCCAGAGCGACAACACCATCGATTCCAGCAAGATCGCGCAGGCCCGCATCGCCTATGGCGGCCGCGGCCAGATCATGGACGTGCAGCAGCCGCGCTACGGCCAGCAGGTCATGGACGTACTGCTGCCCTTCTAAGCCCCTTCAAGAGCTCCCACATCGTGTTCGCGAACTAAAGGCGCGAACGACGATGTACGACGCGGCCCTCGCTAGCTCCCCTGGCGAGGGCCGCATGTATTTTGAGCACCGCAACCAGCGAGTCAGATGCCGCAATTGCAAACGACGCTGCCTCCCCGCAATGACGGGCTGAGAGAGGCTACGTAAACTCCGCCTCCACCACCCCCAGCCCGTCCAGCTCCATCCGCACCTTGTCGCCGGCCTTCAGCCACAGCGTCTTGACCAGGCTGCCGGTGAGAACCAGCTGCCCGGCATGCAGCCCCTTGCCCTCGGCGGCGAGATGGTTGGCGAGCCAGGCAAGCGCGTTGTGGGGGTGGCCGAGCACGTCGGCGCCGGTGCCGTGACTGACCTCCTCGCCGTTGACGATAGCGCGGCCCTTGACCGCCTTCAGGTCCGGCACCGACGAACGCGGAACCGAGGCGCCCAGCACACAGCCGGCGGCGAAGAAATCGTCGGCGATCAGCGTCGGCGCGCCCATCGTCTCCCACTTCACATAGCGGTCGTCGACGATCTCGATCGCGGGGTGGTAGGCCTCGACCGCCTCGCCGACCCATTCGGCCGTGAACGGCGCCTCGCCGGCGGCGAGGTCGCGCTTCAGCCGCACCGCGATCTCGCATTCGACGCCGACCCGGACATAGTTGGAGGCGGCAAGCTTGGCTCCGCTGTCATGCACCCCCTTCTGGAACCCCCCGCCGCCGCAGGGATGCGGGATGCCGATATAGTCCTGCATGATTTGACTGGTGCAGCCGATCTTGTAGCCGACCAGCGGACCGGCATGCGCCAGCAGCAGATCGTGCAGCGCACGCTGCACCTGATAGCCCTCCGCCTCATCGGCGGGCGGACGTTCCAGCGCCGCGAGCGGCGCATGGTTGCGGCGCGCCAGCGCGATCGCCTTTGCGGCTTCGAGAATCTTGTCCATCGGCGCCGCCTCCCACGCTACGCATTCAGGGGCGACACTTCAGCATCCCCGCCGGGGCGTGACAAGCGCGGGCGGTGTGGGCCCTCAGCCCTTGACGAGGCCGAGGCGGATCAGGCTCTCGGCGGTCGCGAGGATCGCTTCGTCGTTGGACCGGGGCTCCCAGCCCAGCAGCGACCTTGCCTTGACGCTGGTGGAATGCCGCACCCTTCCGAGCATCGGCACGACCGCACGCAGCAGCGGAATACGGCTCGCAGCCAGCCGCACCAGCCAGTCCGGCGCCTGGAGCCGCGGAACCCGCCGCGCCCTTGGTTCCAGTTCCCGCCGCAGCACCTTGCCGATGTCGAGGATCGACATCGCCTCGCCGGAGACGGCGATGAAGCGCTCGCCTCTCGCCTCCGGCGCCGTCATCGCCCGCAAATGCAGGTCGGCTACGTCGCGCACATCCACCACGCCGAAATAGACCCGCGGCACCGCCGGCATGGCACCATCGAGCAGCGATTTGACGATCTCGATGGAGCCGGAGAAGTCCGGCCCCAGCACGGGTCCGAAAATGCCGGCGGGATTGACCACCGACAGCTCCAGCCCACCTCCCTCGCGCGCAACGAAATCCCAGGCCGCCCGCTCGGCCAGCGTCTTGGACTTGATGTAGGGCTGCACGTCGCTGCCAGCCAGATTGGTCCAGTCGGTCTCGTCGAACGGTTTTTCGCGCGGCGGATGACCGTAGCCGATCGCGCCCAGTGACGAGGTGATGACGACCCGTTTCACGCCGGCATCGCGTGCAGCCCGCAGCACCCGAAGCGTACCGTCGCGGGCCGGGATGATCATCTCGTTCTCATCCTTGGGAACACTGGTCGACAGCGGCGAGGCGACATGGAGCACGTAGTCGCAGCCCGTGACCGCCTCACGCCAGCCATTGTCTGCGGTGAGGTCGGCCGTGAAGAAGCACAGGCTTTCGGGTGAGATCGCCCCGCCCTCGCGGAGCATCGCCAGCACATCGGCCTGCCGGTCCGGCCGGCGCACCGTGGTTCGCACCCGATGGCCGGCAGCAAGAAGCTGCAGGATGACATGGATGCCGACGAAGCCGGCCCCGCCTGTGACCAGAACAGTGCTCATTGCCAAATTCCTTGCGTCGCGCAGGCCCACGAATTGGTTCCGCCACCCTGCTCAAGGCCGCATCTGGTCACTATCTGCATCCGGACAAGTAGAATGGATTTCGAGACCGGTATGGAAAACCTGACCAGCGTTTGCGACGGCGACTGCGATTGCAGCCCCGATCCCGCCCTGCTTGCCGACTTCAAGCGCGCCATCCATGCGCTCGGCGGCAAGTGGAAGCTGGAGATCCTGTTTGCGCTGATGAACGGCCCGGTTCGTTTCGGCGCCTTGCGGAGATCGATCGGCGGCATCACCCAGCACATGCTGACCACGCAGCTGCGCGAGCTCGAGCAGGATGGCCTCGTGTCGCGCACTGCCTTCGCGGAGAAGCCGTTGAGGGTCGAGTACGAGCTCACCGATGCGGCCTACGGCCTGCTGCCGGCGTTTAAGGAAATATTGAGCTGGTCCAGGCTTTATGGGGACGCTCGCCTGGCAGTGTTGCAGGAAGCCTGATTGCAGCGATGCTTGATGCCGCTGCCCCGGTGTCTCAGCATCCGACCAGATCTCGTTGATGCGACTCGCAAAACGTCCTCGCACCTGAAGTGAAGGCTGTTTCTCATGTGGGCTCACGTGAGCGCGGAGGATTCGACTCTAGCTCATTGATCGCGATTCATTTTTCGCAATCCGCGACGGTCAACCTCGCACGACATCGGCGTTGTAGCGAGGAACCCGCGACAACGCCGAGTGCAACGGCGTCGCCTCCGTCAAATGCGTCCAAGCGCGGCGCGGATGGCGACCTCGACCGGCGAGTAGTCCCCCTCCGTCCGCTCCAGCCGATACGGCTCGGCGAGATGCAGCGGCGGCTGCGCCAGGAATCGTGGACGCTGTCCCCGATGCTTCTGCGCGGCATGGACCAGGAAGGGATGACAGAGATAGACCGTGCCGGCCGCACCGGTCGCGAGCGCAACCGGACAGTCGGCCCCCATCTGCTCCAGCATCATGTGCGCCCGGCCCGCATCGCCAGCCGGCGCCAGATAGCGCGCCATCGGCAGGGGCGAGCCGACCCGGATCCGCGTAGGCGCATCGTCCTCACCGACGTCGGAGAACAGGAACAGCAGCAGCAGCGCCCGCCCCCGCGAGGTGATGTTGACGCGCCAGGCCGAGTGATCCTGCGCTTCGTCTGGGTCGTAATCCTCGCCGGGAAAGCTGAGATCGACATGCCAGCCGGCATCGCCGGGGTCGTCCGGATGCGGAAAGCGCACCGGAAAGGTGCCGATGTCGCGCCGCGGTCGCCATCGCCCCTGCCCGACGATCTGGTCGAAGGCGGCATGGAGCACTGGGGTGTTGATGGCGTCCCGGAACGGCGGATCGCCATAATAGGGCAACCGCACCACGGGCCGGGTCCAACTGGCGGGGTCGTGCTCGCTGCATGGCAGATCGCGCCACATGATGATGCGGGCCGCCTCGGCAAGCTCA encodes the following:
- a CDS encoding MotE family protein produces the protein MKSFRNIRVIPVVLVAVAGLATLKVAGLVINGGYVFDYKPNQAKKSWAQENLNFPIGRDESEITTGSTHGAPKEAPKPAAPETKPEGTVVKVDEAQSQVSASERAILERLQARRQEIEARQREIDIRESLLKSAEKRIEGKVEEMKAVENRISATQAEQKAAEAQRMKGLVTMYEGMKPKDAARVFDRLEMPVLIEIASAIAPRKMSDIMGLMSPEAAERLTVEMARRANGGGDQSASAGDLPKIDGKPTQKPN
- a CDS encoding DUF6468 domain-containing protein, encoding MNHSLGMAIETLVAVLLMLTIVYCVMLNKRLTRLKADEHSLKAVIGELITATEIAERAIGGLKLAVRDVNENLGSQLAAATQMSDQLHKQLGEADNVVRRLSKIAIAARPVTNPEAVAAPAAKPSTAKAVAAAAEAFSERRRSNGLAA
- the fliM gene encoding flagellar motor switch protein FliM — translated: MAGNEQMDQDAIAAQWEASLDSEDPAEAAKAAAENELSETMALQWAAMVEDGSRDLGSGKNSGERVLSQEEIDNLLGFTVGDVTLDDHSGIRAIIDSAMVSYERLPMLEIVFDRLVRLMTTSLRNFTSDNVEVSLDRITSVRFGDYMNSIPLPAVLTVFKAEEWENFGMATVDSNLIYSMIDVLLGGRRGTSQLRIEGRPYTTIETELVKRLVEVVLADAEQAFRPLSPVTFTIDRLETNPRFAAISRPANAAILVRLRIDMEDRGGNIELLLPYATIEPIRGVLLQMFMGEKFGRDPVWEGHFATEIVQAEIAVDAVLYEADIPLKQLMRLKVGDTLPLDMRADANVTVRCGDVTLTEGRMGRVGDRVAIRVTKPLRKPSTTLAMFEKVDEQNKMMEAP
- the fliL gene encoding flagellar basal body-associated protein FliL, which encodes MAENEAEGGAAAEGAEAAPPKNKLKLIIMAVGLLAVLGGGAATWFFFFRHGDDEHHAEAAPPPKPPAFVDVPDMMVNLAGAPGERVQYLRLKIVLELKEEKQIEAIKPTMPRVTDIFQTYVRELRPSDLNGSAGIFRLKEELTKRVNAAVAPIQVSAVLFKEVVVQ
- the flgF gene encoding flagellar basal-body rod protein FlgF; the encoded protein is MQNALLIGLSRQMTLERQMDVIANNVANANTNGFKADHSLFEEYLNSNAREDNFMGPDRRVSYVQDRGTYRDIGQGPMEPTNNPLDMAIDGNAYFAVQANGGELFTRDGKFSLNSTGQLVTSDGNLVLGTGGPITFQPTDHDINIAPDGTITVLEGTAKTDSIRGKIRMASFDDPTRLTKLGANLYSAGSATLQAETKSSVRQGYIEKSNVNSVGEMTRMVEVMRSYTAIANLLQQQSDLHKSAIEKLADVPA
- the flgG gene encoding flagellar basal-body rod protein FlgG, whose translation is MQALHTAATGMAAQELNVQVISNNIANLRTTGFKKQTAAFQDLIYEHVRRVGAQASDQGTILPVGVDIGGGVKTVGTPRSMTQGTLSQTGNDLDLAVSGEGFFKILMPDGTYQYTRDGTFQMDNQGRVVTAQGNPVQPTITIPQNASGLSVNEQGQVSVTLPGSSTSTILGQIGLTRFINKAGLQPVGSNQFTETPSSGPPQDGTATAEGYGKISQGSLEQANVDVVSEMSDLIAAQRAYEMNAKVISAADQMMQSTTALFR
- the flgA gene encoding flagellar basal body P-ring formation chaperone FlgA; the protein is MIRATLATISALLALALPAAAADDFIASPTLRASVTVTADVVRVGDLIDNAGSAALIPVYRSPDLGTTGTLTVGQVLSVLRAKQVIGVMTGDIKEVQVPRLARTLASKDLENAVASTLERRFGLGDAANITVTFDRGVAEMRLDASNTGALQPVATRYDARSGRFDIAFEIANDNNPTPTKLRFTGTAIETVEVAVLTRDIDRADLLKSSDLSLERRPKAEVTGEPASRDRSIGMQLRRPMRAGTPLRVADIVKPDFVVRDQAVTIIYEVPGLYLTTRGKAIESGAEGDTVSVINPQSKRTLTGVVTGRGQVTIQGGSQSAPMVPAVDQTSSLKRDEAPAPVDTAALLRNLVQAPTSPAQIAEAQIPQARVSQAQAK
- the flgH gene encoding flagellar basal body L-ring protein FlgH, translating into MSAFSSAYRLRRIAISALLLASCALGGCSSIDRLSQIGEQPKLSAIDNPTTQPGYKPVQMPMPKPEVASYNPNSLWRNGSRAFFKAQRARQVGDLLTVTVNITDKANLSNETQRSRTNSENSQINDFLGAKTITQANKILPGSLLTAGSTASSDGKGSVNRQEALQTNVAAVVTQVLPNGNLVVEGKQEIRVNYEIRELVVGGIVRPEDIQSDNTIDSSKIAQARIAYGGRGQIMDVQQPRYGQQVMDVLLPF
- a CDS encoding 2-keto-4-pentenoate hydratase, translated to MDKILEAAKAIALARRNHAPLAALERPPADEAEGYQVQRALHDLLLAHAGPLVGYKIGCTSQIMQDYIGIPHPCGGGGFQKGVHDSGAKLAASNYVRVGVECEIAVRLKRDLAAGEAPFTAEWVGEAVEAYHPAIEIVDDRYVKWETMGAPTLIADDFFAAGCVLGASVPRSSVPDLKAVKGRAIVNGEEVSHGTGADVLGHPHNALAWLANHLAAEGKGLHAGQLVLTGSLVKTLWLKAGDKVRMELDGLGVVEAEFT
- a CDS encoding SDR family oxidoreductase encodes the protein MSTVLVTGGAGFVGIHVILQLLAAGHRVRTTVRRPDRQADVLAMLREGGAISPESLCFFTADLTADNGWREAVTGCDYVLHVASPLSTSVPKDENEMIIPARDGTLRVLRAARDAGVKRVVITSSLGAIGYGHPPREKPFDETDWTNLAGSDVQPYIKSKTLAERAAWDFVAREGGGLELSVVNPAGIFGPVLGPDFSGSIEIVKSLLDGAMPAVPRVYFGVVDVRDVADLHLRAMTAPEARGERFIAVSGEAMSILDIGKVLRRELEPRARRVPRLQAPDWLVRLAASRIPLLRAVVPMLGRVRHSTSVKARSLLGWEPRSNDEAILATAESLIRLGLVKG
- a CDS encoding winged helix-turn-helix transcriptional regulator; this encodes MDFETGMENLTSVCDGDCDCSPDPALLADFKRAIHALGGKWKLEILFALMNGPVRFGALRRSIGGITQHMLTTQLRELEQDGLVSRTAFAEKPLRVEYELTDAAYGLLPAFKEILSWSRLYGDARLAVLQEA
- a CDS encoding phytanoyl-CoA dioxygenase, which produces MTANPRALDAAQIQQFIRDGFVRIDNAFPRELAEAARIIMWRDLPCSEHDPASWTRPVVRLPYYGDPPFRDAINTPVLHAAFDQIVGQGRWRPRRDIGTFPVRFPHPDDPGDAGWHVDLSFPGEDYDPDEAQDHSAWRVNITSRGRALLLLFLFSDVGEDDAPTRIRVGSPLPMARYLAPAGDAGRAHMMLEQMGADCPVALATGAAGTVYLCHPFLVHAAQKHRGQRPRFLAQPPLHLAEPYRLERTEGDYSPVEVAIRAALGRI